A single window of Paenibacillus sp. FSL H8-0537 DNA harbors:
- a CDS encoding LLM class flavin-dependent oxidoreductase, whose product MTQTKKQLHLNLFLMSTGHHEASWRHPDSSPERAVDVHYYVKLAQTAERGKLDSIFLADSYGLPPTIQYKVLQGLEPFTLLSALAMATKHIGLIGTASTTYNEPFHIARKFASLDLISGGRAGWNIVTSTGNTTAFNFRDEQLPEHSMRYRRAEEFLQVVKSLWDSWEDDALIIDKQSGVYANPERIKRIDHKGEHYAVRGPLNLPRMPQGYPLLVQAGASDTGKEFAAMAAEAVFTAQNTLQGGRDFYSDLKSRMAKYGRSTDSLCILPGFCAIIGDTEAEAKEKEQELHELVQIDYGLYRLSNLFGIDLSAYPLDGPLPYADLPQTEQINSQKGRHQMFIEMAQQEKLSIRQLMMRTASSRGHFSMAGTPIQIADAMERWAVAGAADGFNLMPPSLPSGLDDFVDKVIPELQNRGLFRTDYTGSTLREHYGRSVEARPGVHA is encoded by the coding sequence ATGACCCAGACGAAAAAGCAGCTGCATCTGAATTTATTTCTGATGAGCACCGGCCATCATGAGGCTTCATGGCGGCATCCCGACAGTAGCCCGGAGAGGGCAGTCGATGTGCATTATTATGTAAAGCTGGCGCAGACCGCGGAGCGGGGCAAGCTGGATTCGATTTTTCTCGCCGATTCCTATGGCCTGCCGCCTACGATTCAATACAAGGTGCTTCAAGGACTGGAGCCGTTTACGCTGCTATCCGCGCTTGCGATGGCAACGAAGCATATCGGGCTCATTGGCACTGCCTCGACCACTTATAATGAGCCGTTTCATATTGCCCGCAAATTCGCCTCACTGGATCTCATCAGTGGAGGTCGGGCCGGCTGGAATATTGTGACCTCTACCGGCAATACAACGGCTTTCAATTTCCGCGACGAGCAGCTTCCTGAGCATTCGATGCGCTATCGCCGGGCCGAGGAGTTTTTGCAGGTCGTCAAATCGCTATGGGACAGCTGGGAGGATGATGCGCTCATCATCGACAAGCAGTCCGGCGTCTATGCGAATCCCGAGCGAATTAAGCGGATCGATCATAAGGGTGAGCATTATGCGGTTCGCGGTCCGCTGAACTTGCCGCGCATGCCGCAAGGGTACCCGCTGCTAGTGCAGGCAGGCGCTTCGGATACGGGCAAGGAATTTGCCGCGATGGCGGCGGAGGCCGTATTTACAGCACAAAATACGCTGCAGGGCGGGCGCGACTTTTACAGCGATTTGAAATCGAGAATGGCTAAATACGGCCGCAGTACGGATAGCCTTTGCATTTTGCCCGGCTTCTGCGCCATCATTGGCGATACGGAAGCAGAGGCGAAGGAAAAGGAGCAGGAGCTGCATGAGCTGGTGCAAATCGATTATGGACTATATAGGCTGTCTAATTTATTTGGGATAGACCTGTCTGCTTATCCTTTGGATGGTCCGCTGCCTTATGCCGACTTGCCCCAAACCGAGCAAATCAATTCGCAGAAGGGCCGGCATCAAATGTTTATTGAAATGGCGCAGCAGGAAAAGCTCAGCATTCGCCAGCTTATGATGCGCACCGCTTCTTCACGCGGCCATTTCTCCATGGCAGGAACGCCGATACAAATAGCTGATGCGATGGAGCGCTGGGCAGTCGCAGGAGCAGCCGATGGCTTTAATTTAATGCCGCCTTCACTGCCATCAGGGCTGGATGACTTTGTAGACAAGGTCATTCCTGAGCTGCAAAATCGCGGCTTGTTCCGCACCGATTATACCGGCAGCACACTGCGGGAGCATTACGGGCGCAGCGTAGAGGCACGGCCTGGCGTCCACGCGTGA
- the sbnA gene encoding 2,3-diaminopropionate biosynthesis protein SbnA, translating to MNVKTVHKQEAGVTSVVDCVGGTPLVRLKRIFPDSSVRLFAKLEMMNPGGSMKDRSALYMIEQGFESGLIGPNTHLIESTSGNLGIGLAMVAKIKGLKLTCVVDPKISKTNLQIIKSLGASIDMVTVKDEQGGYLKTRIQRVNELLGQIQDSYWINQYANEWNWKAYYSTAASEIIEQIDEKIDYLVCAVSTTGSILGFARRLRETNPHMKVIAVDAAGSVIFGGPPGTREIPGIGASRVPELLSRDEIDEVIYVRDLESVAGCQQLLGQEGIFAGGSTGSIIAALGKLLPSISPSSTIVTVFPDRGDRYMDTIYNDDWVSMLEQTGGALV from the coding sequence ATGAATGTGAAAACGGTGCACAAGCAAGAGGCAGGAGTGACCTCCGTAGTAGATTGTGTGGGCGGAACACCGCTCGTTCGGCTGAAAAGAATTTTTCCAGACTCAAGCGTCCGGCTGTTCGCCAAGCTGGAGATGATGAATCCGGGCGGCAGCATGAAGGATCGATCTGCGCTGTATATGATTGAGCAAGGCTTCGAGAGCGGCTTAATCGGGCCGAATACGCATTTAATCGAAAGCACCTCCGGCAATCTCGGCATCGGGCTGGCGATGGTTGCGAAGATCAAGGGGCTGAAGCTGACCTGTGTCGTCGATCCAAAAATATCAAAAACGAATTTGCAAATTATTAAAAGCTTGGGCGCGAGCATTGATATGGTGACCGTCAAGGATGAGCAGGGCGGCTATCTCAAAACGCGGATTCAGCGGGTCAACGAGCTGCTGGGCCAAATTCAGGATTCCTACTGGATCAATCAATACGCCAATGAATGGAACTGGAAAGCCTACTATTCTACTGCAGCGAGTGAAATTATAGAGCAAATCGATGAAAAAATAGACTATTTGGTTTGTGCGGTCAGCACGACCGGCAGTATTTTGGGCTTTGCCCGGCGGCTGCGCGAGACGAATCCGCATATGAAAGTAATTGCAGTGGATGCGGCAGGCTCCGTTATATTCGGCGGCCCGCCGGGAACGAGAGAAATTCCTGGCATTGGCGCAAGCCGCGTGCCGGAGCTGCTCAGCAGGGATGAAATCGATGAGGTCATCTATGTGCGCGATTTGGAATCGGTAGCCGGCTGCCAGCAGCTGCTTGGACAAGAGGGGATTTTTGCAGGTGGCTCTACGGGGTCGATTATTGCTGCCTTGGGCAAGCTGCTGCCGTCTATTTCTCCGTCCTCGACGATTGTTACCGTATTCCCCGATCGTGGGGATCGTTACATGGATACGATTTATAACGATGATTGGGTCAGTATGCTCGAACAAACAGGAGGCGCACTAGTATGA
- a CDS encoding IucA/IucC family protein, with amino-acid sequence MKALELTQHEAGIEEIVHSEAYPPARRRVFRQLLEALLYEQMIAYDSVIAADGAEKISITGMDAEGRPVYYRCSFRRKLSFGKLRLTDQPLFRQAAEHQDGIGQEAEDIALFLQEIVSAMVEEPRYLERFTQEIEQTLIKEAAARSHRLLHPVSGSRELADLEGDVIEAHPYHPCFKSRIGFQLEDNAQYGPEFHGRFQLVWLAVHKEDLIFAVSQDRSWAEHIARELGEETVARFVQKLEQQGLAAAEFTFVPVHPWQWREKIAPLYFRFMASGRIVVLGEEGDHYSPQQSIRSLSNRNNRLKNNVKTAISIVNTSAVRLLGTHHVTNAPILSDWLESIVAGDRYLHDELKLVLLKEHAGVSFRYNLLPGPVRAAGYGTLGAIWRESVYVHLEEGEEAAPFTVLCHIGADGKPFIDSWVQREGLRSWLDKLLSISMLPLIHLLFEHGIAMESHGQNLVLIHKQGVPSRIALRDLPGGVRFHTRDGEQESRPEHLLDSDPLHPNSYSTSPMETNNVQKIRNFLMDSFLQIMLADLCLVLEEHYGLQETAFWQAAAAPIQSYLSTFGLHKAERYDLFAETIEVGQLTRRRLFGEHVIRNHAVVNPLYHMRETGV; translated from the coding sequence ATGAAGGCACTTGAGCTGACGCAGCACGAGGCGGGGATAGAGGAGATTGTCCATTCGGAGGCTTATCCGCCAGCGCGGCGGCGTGTATTCCGCCAGCTGCTGGAGGCGCTGCTGTATGAGCAGATGATTGCTTACGACAGCGTTATCGCTGCTGATGGAGCAGAGAAGATTTCGATTACAGGAATGGATGCCGAGGGGCGTCCCGTCTATTATCGCTGTTCATTCAGGCGCAAGCTGAGCTTTGGCAAGCTTCGCTTAACGGATCAGCCGCTGTTTAGGCAGGCAGCGGAGCATCAGGATGGAATCGGGCAGGAAGCCGAGGATATTGCGTTATTTTTGCAGGAAATCGTTTCTGCGATGGTGGAGGAGCCGCGGTACCTAGAGCGCTTCACGCAGGAGATCGAGCAGACGCTGATCAAGGAAGCGGCTGCCCGCAGTCACCGACTGCTGCATCCGGTTAGCGGCAGCCGGGAGCTGGCGGATTTGGAGGGCGACGTTATTGAGGCGCATCCGTATCATCCGTGCTTCAAATCGCGAATCGGCTTCCAATTGGAGGATAATGCGCAGTATGGCCCGGAATTTCATGGACGGTTCCAGCTGGTATGGCTAGCGGTCCATAAGGAGGATCTGATTTTCGCCGTATCCCAGGATCGTTCATGGGCGGAGCATATTGCCCGTGAGCTTGGCGAGGAGACTGTTGCAAGGTTTGTACAAAAGCTGGAGCAGCAAGGGCTTGCGGCGGCGGAATTTACGTTCGTCCCGGTTCATCCCTGGCAGTGGCGGGAGAAAATCGCTCCCCTATATTTCCGGTTCATGGCCAGCGGGCGTATCGTTGTGCTCGGCGAAGAAGGAGATCATTATTCTCCGCAGCAGTCGATCCGTTCGTTGTCCAATCGCAATAACCGGCTCAAAAATAATGTCAAAACCGCGATCAGCATCGTCAATACATCCGCTGTACGCCTTCTCGGAACGCATCATGTAACGAATGCGCCGATTTTATCGGATTGGCTTGAAAGCATTGTGGCTGGTGACCGCTATTTGCACGATGAGCTCAAGCTCGTGCTGCTCAAGGAGCATGCTGGCGTCTCCTTCCGCTACAATTTATTGCCAGGCCCTGTACGGGCCGCCGGCTATGGAACGCTTGGCGCTATATGGCGCGAGAGCGTCTATGTTCACTTGGAGGAGGGCGAGGAGGCAGCACCGTTCACCGTTTTATGCCATATTGGCGCAGACGGCAAGCCGTTTATCGACAGCTGGGTGCAGCGCGAAGGACTTCGAAGCTGGCTGGATAAGCTGCTTTCAATCAGCATGCTGCCGCTCATTCATCTGCTGTTCGAGCATGGCATTGCAATGGAATCGCATGGTCAAAACTTAGTGCTCATTCACAAGCAAGGTGTGCCTTCGCGAATTGCGCTGCGGGATTTGCCCGGCGGTGTGCGTTTCCATACTCGCGATGGCGAGCAGGAATCGAGACCTGAGCATTTACTGGACTCCGATCCGCTGCATCCTAATAGCTACAGCACATCGCCTATGGAAACGAATAATGTTCAGAAGATTCGCAATTTTCTGATGGATTCTTTTTTGCAAATTATGCTTGCTGACCTTTGTCTCGTTCTAGAAGAGCATTATGGGCTTCAGGAAACAGCGTTTTGGCAAGCCGCTGCGGCGCCGATCCAAAGCTATTTGAGCACATTCGGTCTGCATAAGGCAGAGCGCTATGATCTATTTGCTGAAACGATAGAGGTCGGGCAGTTAACAAGGCGCAGGCTGTTCGGCGAGCATGTAATCCGCAATCATGCTGTCGTCAATCCGCTATACCATATGAGAGAAACGGGAGTGTGA
- a CDS encoding MFS transporter has protein sequence MKGKGAPAGAGGADKAAVNWRLNLTILWLGNFLVTGSATMVIPFLPLFLEDLGVSSVSEAGFWAGAIFAAHYVTLFICQPIWGRIADRYGRKMMLLRAGFGMAIVIAMMGFAEAPWQLLLLRLLNGAFAGFSPSATAIVSTNTPSSRMGFAMGTLHSGNISGTVMGPLIGGLLAEWLGLRSVFFITGTVMFLAALLTAIVVKDHFVKADQHSEQNVSTIGGFLVLCRVRQIPALLAVSVMIQFALTGSLPFIPLFVKELHGEAGMLALYVGLVSSVTGVSNMIFAPLLGRRSDRTGPHRILSYSMLGACVVVLLHYFVAYYWQLLLLRFLLGMFIGGLIPTVRTLIKQYVPKGMETRAYSFDTSAVSLGAVLGPIVSGAAYGYVGIRGVFLMSAFLMLLNAGWSYKMLGGSGKSRSDARANPETPSDTIATPENNASTPRPAGEAFKKPM, from the coding sequence GTGAAGGGAAAAGGGGCGCCAGCCGGAGCAGGTGGCGCAGACAAGGCAGCGGTTAACTGGCGGCTGAATCTCACCATTTTATGGCTCGGCAATTTTCTTGTTACGGGCAGCGCGACGATGGTCATCCCCTTTCTCCCGTTGTTCCTAGAGGATTTGGGCGTGAGCTCGGTCAGTGAGGCGGGGTTTTGGGCTGGAGCGATATTCGCCGCCCATTATGTGACCTTATTCATTTGCCAACCCATCTGGGGAAGAATAGCCGACCGCTATGGGAGAAAAATGATGCTGCTGCGAGCAGGCTTCGGCATGGCCATCGTCATTGCGATGATGGGCTTCGCTGAGGCGCCATGGCAGCTGCTGCTGCTTCGTTTACTCAATGGCGCTTTTGCCGGGTTTTCACCTTCGGCAACTGCCATTGTATCGACGAATACGCCGAGCAGCCGAATGGGCTTCGCCATGGGGACGCTGCATTCCGGCAATATTTCCGGTACGGTCATGGGGCCGCTTATTGGCGGCTTGCTGGCGGAATGGCTTGGGCTGCGGAGCGTTTTTTTCATAACGGGCACGGTGATGTTTTTGGCGGCACTGTTGACTGCTATCGTCGTGAAGGATCATTTTGTGAAAGCCGATCAGCACTCCGAGCAAAATGTTTCCACGATCGGCGGCTTTCTCGTGTTATGTCGGGTTCGGCAAATTCCCGCGCTGCTGGCGGTCAGCGTCATGATTCAGTTTGCGCTGACCGGATCTCTGCCGTTTATTCCGCTGTTCGTCAAGGAGCTGCATGGCGAGGCGGGCATGCTGGCTTTATATGTAGGGCTGGTCAGCTCGGTTACGGGCGTGTCCAATATGATTTTTGCGCCGCTGCTTGGCAGGCGCTCTGACCGAACAGGCCCGCACCGCATTTTGAGCTACTCGATGCTCGGCGCATGCGTAGTCGTACTGCTGCATTATTTTGTCGCTTATTATTGGCAGCTGCTGCTGCTGCGGTTTTTGCTTGGCATGTTCATTGGCGGGCTCATTCCGACGGTGCGAACGCTCATTAAGCAGTATGTGCCGAAGGGGATGGAGACGCGGGCATACAGCTTTGATACGAGCGCAGTCAGCCTGGGGGCCGTTCTTGGGCCCATCGTGTCTGGGGCAGCTTATGGCTACGTGGGTATAAGGGGAGTTTTTCTCATGTCTGCCTTTCTCATGCTGCTCAATGCCGGCTGGAGCTACAAAATGCTTGGAGGCAGCGGCAAATCCAGAAGCGATGCTAGAGCAAATCCCGAAACTCCTTCTGACACGATCGCCACTCCTGAAAATAACGCTTCTACGCCCCGACCTGCGGGCGAAGCATTCAAAAAGCCTATGTAG
- the sbnB gene encoding 2,3-diaminopropionate biosynthesis protein SbnB gives MNKMLYLNREDIRRAGGDSSELYVQAVSHALALHAEGDFVQPLKPYLRVNEQSGHIADRIIAMPAHLGGNEPISGIKWIGSKHDNPSRLGAERASGVIVLNDPQSNYPVAILEASLISGMRTAAVTVIGARYLAKKQFAALSCIGCGAIAGMQMQAMLEQFPAIKTLQLYDLNAAAAERFAQRLRERFNHVDITVAGSAEEAVRSGEVIVTCTVADQPYIPFDWLQKGAFVSNISIMDLQKDVFLRADKIVVDDWQQANREKKIIHQLVTEGNYSREQLYGELGELVTGRKPGRENDEEIIVLNPMGMAIEDIASAAEIYRKAREAGIGSELELFGAEQAAPSAG, from the coding sequence ATGAACAAAATGCTGTATTTGAACCGCGAGGATATTCGCCGGGCGGGAGGCGATTCGTCAGAGCTGTATGTGCAGGCGGTCAGCCATGCACTTGCGCTGCATGCGGAAGGGGATTTCGTACAGCCGCTGAAGCCGTATCTGCGCGTCAATGAACAGAGCGGCCATATTGCCGACCGGATTATCGCCATGCCCGCTCATTTGGGTGGAAACGAGCCGATATCCGGTATTAAATGGATCGGAAGCAAGCATGACAATCCATCCCGGCTTGGAGCGGAGCGGGCCAGCGGCGTCATTGTGCTGAATGATCCACAGAGCAATTATCCGGTAGCGATACTGGAGGCGAGCCTGATTAGCGGCATGCGCACTGCAGCCGTTACCGTTATTGGCGCCCGTTATTTGGCGAAAAAGCAGTTTGCAGCTTTAAGCTGCATCGGCTGTGGCGCAATTGCCGGCATGCAGATGCAGGCGATGCTTGAACAGTTTCCAGCTATTAAGACGCTGCAGCTTTATGATTTGAACGCAGCGGCGGCGGAGCGTTTCGCTCAGCGCCTGCGCGAGCGCTTCAACCATGTGGATATTACAGTTGCGGGGAGTGCGGAAGAGGCTGTGCGCAGCGGCGAAGTGATCGTCACCTGCACGGTCGCCGACCAGCCGTATATTCCATTCGATTGGCTGCAAAAAGGCGCTTTCGTCAGCAATATTTCGATTATGGATTTGCAAAAGGATGTTTTTCTCCGCGCGGACAAAATCGTCGTTGACGATTGGCAGCAGGCGAATCGGGAGAAAAAAATTATTCATCAGCTTGTCACGGAGGGCAATTATTCGCGCGAGCAGCTGTATGGCGAGCTGGGCGAGCTGGTTACTGGCCGGAAGCCAGGACGCGAGAACGATGAGGAAATCATCGTGCTCAATCCAATGGGCATGGCTATTGAGGACATTGCCAGCGCCGCGGAAATTTATCGGAAGGCGAGAGAGGCGGGCATTGGCAGCGAGCTGGAATTGTTTGGCGCTGAGCAAGCTGCGCCATCTGCAGGGTGA
- a CDS encoding IucA/IucC family protein, which produces MAASWNCLALSKLRHLQGDAMSERKTIAAPLAIAEQAHVERLLNAYMREAGHFRPLLHAEQQLPMELQAAVAREGGLGAFMLELPHSRGAIVGSIRWLSAMGHHKYGDSLWLVEGTGRAARHAPFSWLDGAAGLAAIIVAELALASGSRDASKEEAFLAQIASSLSNMSHFLEESGSGGMQLARTYGSGRIRLAEQSMLQGHPFHPAPKSSQGFTADDKVRYAPELGAAFTLHYFAAEPELVQQQWIGDQAVGEKGDTVTPEKVRLAALKLLPAARQHYVLMPVHPWQAEYLLRLPVVERLMEQGGLVHLGPLGNEVVPTSSVRTVWDAQSPYMIKLPLQVRITHFVRNNPTEQLVRTIEASRILAQLEQSSPFGETFTIILEEGYQTINLLEDVPAESLEAAISATEAAELAASFGVVFRRNPAYTELGHEPEEAASPLVVAALLEEGAEPKSAPIGAFIQLAADARQAAPDLSFAQQWLEQYVEISLVPLIWLFAEHGVSMEAHVQNSLVALERGWPVRFYVRDLEGTCLSEERHGQPASGRKSSYAARGNSSTGQTAFTLPQGHPALYADKQAWDRFKYYVLVNHFGHLIHAIAYSLDVEELALWHTVHHTLRRSSWLSGAEPYMTDLFHTPQLPAKANLSSWFSQCGENPSYVTLPNPLYAVAERRDEPITASVLKRVMSDKQEHADQPYCAYLYHLAELRQHISRLTASLPSFCQLFYALKANSEAPIIGALAPYVHGFETASAGEIRKAREVDVSIPVIYGGPVKTDEALMEAMERKVRHIHVESRHELLRLNELAARRREIMPVLLRVNVSIPLPDAKLVMAGRKSQFGNDEQQIPELLELSRTLSHIKIDGFHFHSLSNNLSVDRHLELLAFYCRRAAEWTQQFHLNIAYINVGGGIGVNYADLLRQFEWEQFTDGLREQIAPLCAPGVKLVFECGRYIVASCGYYAAEVAEVKNNHGSRFALLRGGTHHFRLPASWQHSHPFRIIAVDSWPYSFERPQLSDSRVTIAGELCTPKDVLARDSYIERVRVGDIVLFPYAGAYGWAISHHQFLSHAQPQHIYLD; this is translated from the coding sequence TTGGCAGCGAGCTGGAATTGTTTGGCGCTGAGCAAGCTGCGCCATCTGCAGGGTGATGCTATGAGTGAGCGGAAAACAATCGCGGCTCCGCTGGCAATAGCGGAGCAAGCGCATGTGGAGCGGCTGCTCAATGCGTATATGCGGGAAGCGGGACATTTTCGCCCGCTTCTTCATGCGGAGCAGCAGCTGCCGATGGAGCTTCAGGCAGCTGTCGCTCGTGAAGGAGGCCTTGGGGCATTTATGCTGGAGCTGCCCCATTCCCGCGGGGCAATTGTCGGTTCTATTCGCTGGCTATCGGCGATGGGCCATCACAAATATGGCGACTCGCTGTGGCTCGTGGAGGGAACAGGAAGGGCAGCTCGTCATGCTCCGTTCAGCTGGCTGGATGGTGCAGCTGGGCTAGCAGCGATTATAGTGGCCGAGCTCGCGCTTGCGAGCGGAAGCCGAGATGCAAGCAAAGAAGAAGCATTTCTGGCGCAAATTGCTAGCTCATTGAGCAATATGAGCCATTTCTTAGAGGAGTCAGGCAGTGGCGGCATGCAGCTTGCAAGGACGTATGGCAGCGGGCGAATAAGGCTGGCAGAGCAGTCGATGCTGCAGGGCCATCCATTCCATCCTGCCCCGAAAAGCTCGCAGGGATTTACGGCGGACGATAAAGTCCGCTACGCTCCGGAGCTTGGCGCTGCGTTTACGCTGCATTATTTTGCCGCTGAGCCGGAGCTCGTGCAGCAGCAGTGGATTGGAGATCAAGCAGTGGGCGAGAAGGGCGATACGGTTACCCCTGAGAAGGTACGCCTAGCCGCACTGAAGCTGCTGCCTGCTGCTCGCCAGCACTACGTTCTTATGCCGGTCCATCCTTGGCAGGCGGAGTACTTGCTCCGCTTGCCTGTGGTCGAGCGGCTCATGGAGCAAGGCGGCCTTGTGCATTTGGGCCCGCTAGGAAATGAAGTGGTGCCGACCTCATCTGTGCGTACCGTTTGGGATGCACAAAGCCCTTATATGATCAAGCTTCCGCTGCAAGTGCGTATTACTCATTTTGTGAGAAATAATCCGACAGAGCAGCTGGTCAGAACCATTGAGGCCAGCCGAATTCTCGCACAGCTGGAGCAAAGCAGCCCGTTTGGAGAAACGTTCACTATTATCCTTGAAGAAGGGTATCAGACGATTAATTTGCTGGAGGATGTGCCAGCTGAATCACTAGAGGCTGCTATAAGCGCAACAGAAGCGGCGGAACTTGCCGCGAGCTTTGGCGTCGTATTCCGCCGCAACCCGGCCTATACGGAGTTGGGCCATGAACCTGAAGAAGCGGCAAGCCCGCTAGTAGTCGCCGCGCTGCTTGAGGAAGGAGCGGAACCGAAGTCTGCGCCGATAGGCGCCTTCATCCAGCTTGCCGCAGATGCCCGGCAGGCGGCACCTGATCTTTCTTTTGCCCAGCAATGGCTGGAGCAGTATGTTGAAATATCACTGGTACCGCTGATTTGGCTATTTGCAGAGCATGGAGTCAGCATGGAAGCCCATGTGCAAAACTCGCTAGTTGCATTAGAGCGGGGCTGGCCGGTACGTTTTTACGTCCGTGATTTGGAAGGGACTTGCCTTAGCGAAGAGCGGCATGGACAGCCAGCTTCCGGGAGGAAGTCCAGTTATGCAGCACGAGGGAACAGCTCTACTGGGCAGACTGCCTTTACACTGCCGCAGGGCCATCCGGCACTTTATGCAGATAAGCAGGCATGGGATCGATTTAAATATTATGTGCTGGTCAACCATTTCGGCCATCTCATTCATGCCATCGCTTATTCGCTGGATGTGGAGGAATTGGCGCTGTGGCACACCGTTCATCATACGCTTCGCCGTTCTTCATGGCTGAGCGGGGCTGAGCCGTATATGACCGATTTATTTCATACGCCCCAGCTGCCAGCCAAAGCGAATTTGTCCAGCTGGTTCAGCCAGTGCGGCGAAAATCCGTCCTATGTAACGCTGCCTAATCCGCTTTATGCGGTGGCAGAGCGCAGGGACGAGCCGATTACTGCCTCCGTGCTGAAGCGGGTAATGTCGGATAAGCAGGAGCATGCCGATCAGCCCTATTGCGCTTATTTGTACCATTTGGCTGAGCTCCGACAGCATATTAGCCGCCTGACCGCCAGCCTGCCGAGCTTCTGCCAGCTGTTTTATGCGCTGAAGGCAAACTCCGAGGCACCTATTATAGGAGCGCTTGCTCCTTATGTTCATGGGTTTGAGACGGCTTCCGCAGGCGAAATCCGCAAAGCGCGCGAGGTGGATGTTAGCATTCCGGTTATTTATGGAGGTCCCGTCAAAACCGATGAGGCGCTGATGGAGGCTATGGAGCGAAAGGTTCGCCATATTCATGTGGAAAGCAGGCATGAGCTGCTGCGATTGAACGAGCTTGCCGCTCGGCGCAGGGAAATCATGCCGGTGCTGCTGCGCGTAAATGTAAGCATCCCTTTGCCGGATGCAAAGCTCGTAATGGCGGGACGGAAATCGCAGTTCGGCAATGATGAGCAGCAAATTCCTGAACTGCTGGAGTTGTCTCGCACGTTAAGCCATATCAAAATCGACGGTTTTCATTTCCATTCGCTATCGAATAATTTGAGCGTCGATCGGCATTTGGAGCTGCTCGCCTTTTATTGCCGCCGCGCTGCAGAGTGGACGCAGCAGTTCCATCTGAACATTGCTTACATCAATGTAGGCGGTGGAATTGGCGTCAATTATGCAGATTTGCTGCGCCAATTCGAGTGGGAACAGTTCACGGACGGGCTGCGGGAGCAGATTGCTCCGCTATGTGCGCCTGGGGTCAAGCTCGTATTTGAATGCGGCCGCTATATTGTCGCTTCTTGCGGCTATTACGCGGCGGAGGTGGCCGAGGTGAAAAATAATCACGGCAGCCGCTTCGCCCTGCTGCGCGGCGGTACGCACCATTTCAGGCTGCCGGCATCCTGGCAGCACAGCCATCCGTTCCGCATTATAGCGGTGGATAGCTGGCCCTATTCCTTCGAACGTCCGCAGCTGTCTGATAGCCGGGTAACGATAGCTGGCGAGCTGTGTACGCCTAAAGATGTGCTGGCGCGCGACAGCTATATCGAGCGGGTGCGTGTCGGGGATATTGTGTTATTTCCTTATGCAGGTGCTTACGGCTGGGCGATATCCCATCATCAGTTTTTGAGCCACGCGCAGCCGCAGCACATTTACCTTGATTAA